A single genomic interval of Microbacterium sp. LWO14-1.2 harbors:
- a CDS encoding BadF/BadG/BcrA/BcrD ATPase family protein, whose product MPDPSVLAVDLGKSRCRVVVSGPERRAAVEGIGSPGLAAAGGIDAALAAILPLTSDIAGYEAVSVGAAGAWAAPAAASELAQRLHALLGVPVAVTSDVVSAHVGALDGGEGVLLIAGTGAAALGVDADGIRLVDGWGPEVGDFGSGSWFGREALRAVLRASAGLVAPTILSARVAAAIGPIDAIQQWLAQDSPLARRLATLAPLVLDAAADGDPVARAVADEGARLLVDSAVAAAAHTTAVALHGGLTQHPWFGELLGGALRDAGREPVDAAGDALDGALLIARRADPGAPLPHERYVHRAG is encoded by the coding sequence ATGCCTGACCCCTCCGTGCTCGCCGTCGACCTCGGCAAGTCGCGCTGCCGTGTCGTGGTCTCCGGCCCCGAGCGCCGCGCCGCGGTCGAAGGCATCGGCTCGCCGGGACTCGCTGCCGCCGGCGGGATCGACGCCGCGCTCGCCGCCATCCTCCCGCTGACCTCCGACATCGCCGGCTACGAAGCCGTCTCCGTCGGTGCCGCCGGTGCCTGGGCCGCACCCGCCGCGGCATCCGAGCTGGCGCAGCGACTGCATGCCCTGCTCGGCGTCCCGGTCGCCGTCACCTCCGACGTCGTCTCGGCGCACGTCGGCGCCCTCGACGGGGGAGAGGGCGTACTCCTGATCGCCGGCACGGGAGCTGCGGCCCTCGGCGTCGACGCAGACGGCATCCGGCTCGTCGACGGATGGGGACCGGAGGTCGGTGACTTCGGCAGCGGATCGTGGTTCGGCCGCGAAGCCCTGCGCGCCGTGCTCCGCGCGTCCGCCGGACTCGTCGCCCCCACCATCCTCTCCGCCCGCGTCGCCGCGGCGATCGGTCCGATCGACGCGATCCAGCAGTGGCTCGCGCAGGACTCGCCGCTCGCCCGCAGGCTCGCGACCCTCGCGCCCCTCGTCCTCGACGCCGCCGCCGACGGCGACCCCGTCGCACGCGCGGTCGCCGACGAGGGGGCGCGCCTCCTCGTCGACTCCGCCGTCGCGGCTGCCGCGCACACCACCGCCGTGGCCCTGCACGGCGGACTCACCCAGCACCCCTGGTTCGGAGAGCTCCTCGGCGGAGCCCTTCGCGACGCCGGTCGCGAACCCGTGGATGCCGCGGGCGACGCCCTCGACGGCGCGCTGCTCATCGCCCGACGCGCAGACCCCGGAGCCCCGCTCCCGCACGAGAGGTACGTGCACCGTGCCGGCTGA
- a CDS encoding MurR/RpiR family transcriptional regulator has protein sequence MSIQTRIAGAAETLPPSLARIARAVSDNPGIVVDSTITELAAICETSVASVVRFCRSVDVDGYAALRMALAAELGRESVQFSASTGFGSEISLDDSLREATAKVAALEVLAIEETIAGLDDERLDEAVAALDGAQRILLFGIGASGLVAADFGQKLLRIGRAAVILTDAHVASAAAALSADDTVAVGISQSGTTIETQRFLEAARGAGTKTIAITGVADSTVAASGDVVLLTHAREPRLRAGAMVSRIAQLALVDCLFVGVARRRRADAVEALQRTAEATQVLRAE, from the coding sequence ATGAGCATTCAGACGCGCATCGCGGGAGCGGCGGAGACGCTGCCCCCTTCCCTCGCGCGCATCGCGCGTGCCGTGAGCGACAATCCCGGGATCGTCGTCGACAGCACCATCACCGAGCTCGCGGCGATCTGCGAGACCTCCGTCGCATCGGTCGTGCGATTCTGCCGCTCTGTGGACGTCGACGGATACGCGGCGCTGCGCATGGCTCTGGCCGCCGAACTCGGGCGCGAGTCGGTGCAGTTCAGCGCCTCGACGGGGTTCGGCTCGGAGATCTCCCTCGACGATTCGCTGCGGGAGGCGACCGCGAAGGTCGCCGCTCTCGAGGTGCTGGCGATCGAGGAGACGATCGCCGGGCTCGACGACGAGCGGCTGGACGAGGCGGTGGCCGCCCTCGACGGCGCCCAGCGGATCCTCCTCTTCGGCATCGGTGCCAGCGGACTGGTCGCCGCGGACTTCGGGCAGAAGCTGCTGCGTATCGGGCGCGCGGCGGTCATCCTCACCGACGCACACGTGGCGAGCGCGGCGGCCGCCCTCTCCGCCGACGACACGGTCGCGGTGGGCATCTCGCAGTCCGGCACGACGATCGAGACCCAGCGCTTCCTGGAAGCCGCGCGCGGCGCCGGCACGAAGACCATCGCGATCACCGGTGTCGCGGATTCGACCGTCGCGGCGTCCGGCGACGTCGTGCTGCTCACGCACGCGAGGGAGCCGCGCCTCCGCGCCGGAGCGATGGTCAGCAGGATCGCGCAGCTCGCGCTCGTCGACTGCCTCTTCGTCGGGGTCGCTCGTCGCCGCAGAGCGGATGCCGTGGAGGCGCTGCAGCGAACGGCCGAGGCGACCCAGGTGCTGCGCGCGGAGTGA
- a CDS encoding DUF998 domain-containing protein: MRIAEGDDAAGTARGHAAGTADGRDGTGALRRIRDAIAGVLGQLRGPATSDAVFEATALIVGAVVLAVGFLVAFPVFWGRELPISGPGSIGAFAAYGGAITAALAFAVGRLAVRPDEPSVDGLRDGFSVPGDRLRWYDIAAIAFAHAAIAYLGWLGIAELLERSFTDAPVFAFPGAVLVAVAFGLTAYVAFLSAVALTPMVLSLVLAVFLVVGAFASMLASSDVHWWRDNLSALGMSTNSASIAFNVTLIIAGVMVTTIARYATAGLPVDDPIDRRGRLIVRTGLILLGIFLACVGIFPVDEFFLLHNTVATGMAVVFAVVVIGLPWFLRSIPRVFVAFGWAYVLVIVLLAAFFAVGYYNLTAVELIAAVLIFSWIIVFLRTAGSVGTHRHERQ; encoded by the coding sequence ATGCGAATCGCGGAGGGCGACGACGCAGCCGGCACGGCGCGCGGACACGCAGCAGGGACAGCCGACGGGAGGGACGGGACGGGCGCGCTCCGCCGGATCCGCGACGCGATCGCCGGGGTGCTGGGCCAGCTGCGCGGACCTGCCACCTCGGATGCCGTCTTCGAGGCCACCGCCCTCATCGTCGGTGCGGTCGTGCTCGCCGTCGGATTCCTCGTCGCCTTCCCGGTGTTCTGGGGGCGAGAGCTCCCCATCAGCGGCCCGGGCTCGATCGGGGCGTTCGCCGCTTACGGCGGAGCGATCACCGCTGCGCTCGCCTTCGCCGTAGGCCGCCTTGCGGTCCGCCCCGACGAGCCGAGCGTCGACGGCCTCCGCGACGGGTTCAGCGTGCCGGGTGACCGGCTGCGGTGGTACGACATCGCCGCGATCGCTTTCGCCCACGCGGCCATCGCCTACCTGGGCTGGCTGGGGATCGCCGAACTGCTCGAGCGGAGCTTCACCGACGCACCCGTCTTCGCCTTCCCCGGCGCGGTGCTCGTCGCCGTCGCTTTCGGGCTCACCGCCTATGTGGCCTTCCTCAGCGCCGTGGCCCTGACCCCGATGGTCCTGTCGCTCGTCCTCGCCGTGTTCCTCGTGGTCGGAGCGTTCGCCAGCATGCTCGCCTCCAGCGACGTGCACTGGTGGCGCGACAACCTCTCCGCGCTCGGGATGAGCACGAACAGCGCCTCGATCGCCTTCAACGTCACGCTGATCATCGCGGGAGTCATGGTCACGACGATCGCCCGCTACGCGACGGCCGGGCTGCCCGTCGACGATCCGATCGACCGACGGGGACGCCTCATCGTGCGCACCGGGCTGATCCTCCTCGGGATCTTCCTCGCGTGCGTGGGCATCTTCCCGGTCGACGAGTTCTTCCTCCTCCACAACACGGTCGCCACCGGGATGGCTGTGGTCTTCGCCGTGGTCGTGATCGGGCTGCCCTGGTTCCTTCGGAGCATCCCGCGAGTGTTCGTCGCCTTCGGCTGGGCCTACGTGCTCGTGATCGTGCTGCTCGCCGCCTTCTTCGCGGTCGGCTACTACAACCTCACGGCCGTCGAGCTGATCGCCGCCGTGCTCATCTTCAGCTGGATCATCGTGTTCCTCCGCACGGCCGGCTCCGTCGGCACGCATCGGCACGAGCGTCAGTGA
- a CDS encoding HAD-IA family hydrolase, producing MTEIVPARAVLLDMDGTLVDSTAVVERLWLAWAEPHGLDPATVLSVVHGRQGHQSMAIMLPERDHAVNLLENERMLATEASDVDGVVEIRGAGDLLRALAEVPHAIVTSANVPLMNARMGEAGLTVPQLVVTAESVSASKPDPEGFLLGAKLLGVDPADCVVFEDSGAGIQAAHAAGMRVIGIGAHAAAHAPEYQVADLTQVSVRAGADGGFELVVE from the coding sequence GTGACCGAGATCGTTCCCGCCCGCGCCGTCCTGCTCGACATGGACGGCACCCTCGTCGACTCGACCGCGGTCGTGGAGAGGCTCTGGCTCGCGTGGGCGGAGCCGCACGGCCTCGACCCGGCGACCGTGCTGAGCGTCGTCCACGGGCGGCAGGGTCATCAGAGCATGGCGATCATGCTTCCCGAGCGCGATCACGCGGTGAACCTGCTCGAGAACGAGCGGATGCTGGCGACCGAGGCGAGCGACGTCGACGGCGTCGTGGAGATTCGCGGGGCCGGCGACCTGCTGAGGGCGCTCGCGGAGGTGCCGCACGCGATCGTGACCTCGGCCAACGTGCCCCTGATGAACGCGCGAATGGGCGAAGCGGGGCTCACGGTCCCGCAGCTCGTCGTGACGGCGGAGAGCGTCTCGGCCTCGAAGCCCGATCCCGAGGGGTTCCTCCTGGGCGCAAAGCTGTTGGGCGTCGACCCGGCGGACTGCGTGGTGTTCGAGGATTCCGGCGCCGGTATCCAGGCCGCGCACGCGGCGGGCATGCGGGTGATCGGGATCGGCGCGCACGCCGCGGCCCACGCCCCCGAGTACCAGGTCGCCGACCTCACGCAGGTCTCCGTGCGAGCGGGAGCCGACGGAGGGTTCGAACTCGTCGTGGAGTGA
- a CDS encoding DUF222 domain-containing protein codes for MTALADATVEQVAAVGALTGTLVAVDRAISSLMACRDGLLASGGRIALETVQDAEERDDSRAHDLGEMAVRAVAAEFAAALHLSDRTVQRRMADAELLVLQFPVLWQAQGDGRVSAAHSRVIIDAGLHLDDADDRDAYTAEMLEWAQTESPNRLARRARRVADRIQRRTIDERHQSAREQRAVWVKDRADGMAELGLLGPAALVHGAYDRITAMARSVVREQKERTTSAAKRTTPAAGHTTPAAEHTTPATAAPDAGRDGASAPSSFDSVRDSFGIPRVTEPAPRTLAQIRCDLALDLVLTGAPAGHDSADGILAAIAGSVSVTVPVQTLMGTSTMPAELDGRVPIDTATARQLAGGASGWDRILTHPISGRLLAVDRYRPSAELRRHLRARDQRCRFPGCGQLPRECDVDHTQDHALGGSTDAGNLGTLCRRHHRLKHHTPWHVEHLGDGVYAWTSPTGRTYLDAPPAQNTDTRLEAQTNTDTRTDTDMRVDTATATDTNTNTRGSAPPRAAPPF; via the coding sequence ATGACAGCACTGGCGGACGCGACGGTCGAGCAGGTGGCAGCCGTGGGCGCGCTCACCGGAACGCTCGTGGCCGTCGACCGCGCGATCAGCTCCCTGATGGCCTGCCGCGACGGGCTCCTCGCCTCTGGTGGGCGGATCGCACTCGAGACCGTTCAGGACGCCGAGGAGCGCGATGACAGCCGGGCCCACGATCTCGGCGAGATGGCAGTGCGCGCCGTGGCAGCGGAGTTCGCTGCCGCGCTGCACCTCAGCGATCGCACCGTGCAGCGCCGCATGGCCGACGCCGAGCTGCTCGTTCTTCAGTTCCCCGTGCTGTGGCAGGCACAGGGAGACGGGCGGGTGAGCGCCGCACACTCGAGGGTGATCATCGACGCGGGGCTGCACCTCGACGACGCCGACGATCGCGACGCCTACACCGCAGAGATGCTCGAGTGGGCGCAGACCGAGTCACCGAACCGCCTGGCCCGCCGCGCTCGGCGCGTGGCCGACCGAATCCAGCGCCGCACCATCGATGAGCGTCACCAGAGCGCCCGCGAACAGCGCGCGGTCTGGGTGAAGGATCGGGCCGACGGGATGGCCGAACTCGGACTCCTCGGGCCGGCCGCCCTCGTTCACGGCGCCTACGACCGCATCACTGCGATGGCGAGGTCCGTCGTACGCGAGCAGAAGGAGCGCACCACCTCGGCGGCGAAGCGCACGACCCCGGCGGCGGGGCACACGACGCCGGCTGCGGAGCACACGACCCCGGCGACCGCGGCTCCAGACGCCGGGCGCGATGGCGCGAGCGCTCCGTCCTCGTTCGACTCGGTTCGCGATTCGTTCGGGATCCCGCGGGTCACCGAGCCCGCGCCCAGGACCCTCGCTCAGATCCGGTGCGATCTGGCACTCGACCTCGTCCTCACGGGGGCGCCGGCCGGTCACGATTCCGCCGACGGGATCCTCGCGGCGATCGCCGGATCGGTGAGTGTCACGGTTCCCGTGCAGACGTTGATGGGGACGAGCACGATGCCGGCGGAGCTCGACGGACGCGTTCCGATCGACACCGCCACCGCGCGACAGCTCGCCGGCGGCGCGAGCGGATGGGATCGGATCCTCACTCACCCCATCAGCGGTCGACTCCTCGCCGTCGACCGGTACCGTCCGTCAGCGGAGCTGAGACGGCATCTCAGAGCGCGCGATCAACGCTGTCGGTTCCCCGGGTGCGGTCAGCTGCCTCGCGAGTGCGACGTCGACCACACGCAGGATCATGCGCTCGGCGGCTCCACCGATGCGGGCAACCTCGGCACTCTCTGCCGCCGTCACCACCGCCTCAAACATCACACGCCCTGGCACGTCGAGCACCTCGGCGACGGTGTGTACGCGTGGACCAGCCCCACCGGGCGCACCTACCTCGACGCTCCTCCCGCACAGAACACGGACACGCGCCTGGAAGCGCAGACGAACACGGACACGCGCACGGACACGGACATGCGCGTGGACACGGCCACGGCCACGGACACGAACACGAACACCCGTGGCTCGGCACCACCGAGGGCAGCCCCTCCGTTCTGA
- a CDS encoding Lrp/AsnC family transcriptional regulator — protein MITLDDVDRAILDELRRDARASMTAIADAVHISRAGAHARIKRLTDAGVVTGYTVRTDPVLLGHHASAYVTLAIEQATWQDVSARLRAIPEIEHMALVGGDFDVILLVRANDARDLRRIVLEDIQAIPSIRSTRTTLIFEDFALV, from the coding sequence ATGATAACGCTGGACGACGTCGATCGCGCGATCCTCGATGAGCTGCGCCGTGACGCGCGGGCGTCGATGACGGCGATCGCCGACGCGGTGCACATCTCGCGGGCGGGCGCACACGCGCGGATCAAGCGGCTGACGGATGCCGGAGTCGTGACCGGTTACACGGTGCGGACCGATCCGGTGCTGCTCGGGCATCACGCCAGCGCGTACGTGACACTGGCGATCGAGCAGGCGACGTGGCAGGACGTCAGCGCGCGGCTGCGCGCCATCCCCGAGATCGAGCACATGGCGCTCGTCGGCGGCGACTTCGACGTGATCCTCCTGGTTCGCGCCAACGACGCGCGGGACCTGCGGCGGATCGTGCTCGAGGACATCCAGGCGATCCCGTCGATCCGGTCGACGAGGACGACGCTGATCTTCGAGGACTTCGCGCTGGTCTGA
- the pdhA gene encoding pyruvate dehydrogenase (acetyl-transferring) E1 component subunit alpha encodes MNHAELLPRDEAVQLIDATGRPVADDGYPLPDDGALLTAYRGLVEGRRINDQASALVRQGRLAVYPSSHGQEACQIGAALALRDTDWLFPTYRDSVAVIARGVAPAEAMVLLKGDWHSGYDVRAHRVAPQATPLATQLLHAVGFAYAAAQRGEDTVVLALCGDGATSEGDFHEALNFAAVFHVPVVFFVQNNEFAISVPLSRQTAAPSLAHKAIGYGMPGRRVDGNDVAAVLSVLGEAVDRARTGGGPTLVEAHTYRMQAHTNADDDTRYREREEVQAWVARDPLTRLHTHLTASGALTDELENEIAAGAEEIAAAMRSALNTDTDLDPEDLFRFVTTERSPQLQEQWHQLRDEIQRDALGDDQETHSAGGVR; translated from the coding sequence ATGAATCACGCAGAACTGCTCCCGCGCGACGAAGCGGTGCAGCTGATCGACGCGACCGGCCGACCGGTTGCCGACGACGGTTACCCGCTGCCCGACGACGGGGCGCTCCTCACCGCCTACCGCGGACTGGTCGAGGGCCGCCGCATCAACGACCAGGCCAGCGCCCTCGTGCGTCAGGGGCGGCTCGCCGTGTACCCGTCCTCACACGGGCAGGAGGCCTGCCAGATCGGCGCCGCACTCGCCCTGCGCGACACCGACTGGCTCTTCCCCACCTACCGCGACTCCGTGGCAGTGATCGCTCGGGGCGTGGCACCCGCCGAAGCGATGGTCCTGCTCAAGGGCGATTGGCATTCCGGCTATGACGTCCGCGCTCATCGCGTCGCACCCCAGGCCACGCCGCTCGCCACCCAGCTGCTGCACGCGGTCGGCTTCGCCTACGCCGCCGCGCAGCGCGGCGAAGACACCGTCGTGCTCGCTCTCTGCGGCGACGGTGCGACCAGCGAGGGCGACTTCCACGAAGCCCTGAACTTCGCCGCCGTCTTCCACGTGCCGGTGGTGTTCTTCGTGCAGAACAACGAGTTCGCGATCTCCGTGCCCCTCAGCCGCCAGACCGCCGCGCCCTCGCTCGCGCACAAGGCGATCGGCTACGGGATGCCGGGGCGCCGCGTCGACGGCAACGACGTCGCCGCCGTCCTGTCGGTGCTCGGCGAGGCCGTCGACCGCGCCAGGACCGGCGGCGGCCCCACCCTCGTCGAAGCGCACACCTACCGGATGCAGGCCCACACCAACGCCGACGACGACACCCGCTACCGCGAGCGCGAGGAGGTGCAGGCCTGGGTCGCGCGAGACCCGCTCACCCGCCTGCACACCCACCTCACCGCGAGCGGAGCGCTGACCGACGAGCTCGAGAACGAGATCGCGGCGGGAGCGGAGGAGATCGCCGCGGCCATGCGCTCCGCGCTCAACACCGACACCGACCTCGACCCCGAAGACCTGTTCCGCTTCGTCACCACCGAACGCTCGCCCCAGCTGCAGGAGCAGTGGCACCAGCTGCGCGACGAGATCCAACGCGACGCGCTCGGAGACGACCAGGAGACCCACTCCGCAGGAGGCGTGCGATGA
- a CDS encoding alpha-ketoacid dehydrogenase subunit beta, which translates to MTITHDRIDVDTPASTVQTLSMAAALNLALADAIAEDPAVVVFGEDVGALGGVFRITDGLTARFGEDRCFDTPLAESGIVGTAVGMAMNGLRPVVELQFDAFALPAFEQIVSHVAKLSNRTRGAIRMPMVIRIPFGGGIGGVEHHCDSSEAYYAHTPGLTVVSPATPQDAYSLLRAAIASPDPVVFLEPKKLYWTKGEVDTDATVDIGSARIARDGTDVTLIAYGASVPLALDAADAAAVEGRSVQVVDVRSLTPFDDETVTAAVRSTGRAVVIAEAPGFASVASEIQARVFERCFEYLEAPVRRVTGFDTPYAPPKLEHWYLPDVDRILDAVDSLHWEDRP; encoded by the coding sequence ATGACCATCACCCACGACCGCATCGACGTCGACACCCCGGCATCGACCGTCCAGACGCTCAGCATGGCGGCCGCCCTCAACCTCGCCCTCGCCGACGCCATCGCCGAGGATCCGGCAGTGGTCGTGTTCGGCGAAGACGTCGGCGCCCTCGGCGGAGTCTTCCGCATCACCGACGGACTGACCGCCCGCTTTGGCGAAGACCGCTGCTTCGACACCCCGCTCGCAGAGTCCGGCATCGTCGGCACCGCGGTCGGCATGGCCATGAACGGCCTCCGTCCGGTCGTCGAGCTGCAGTTCGACGCGTTCGCGCTGCCCGCCTTCGAGCAGATCGTCAGCCACGTCGCGAAGCTCTCCAACCGCACGCGCGGTGCCATTCGCATGCCGATGGTCATCCGCATCCCCTTCGGCGGAGGCATTGGCGGCGTCGAGCACCACTGCGACTCGTCCGAGGCGTATTACGCGCACACGCCAGGACTCACGGTGGTGAGCCCCGCCACACCCCAGGACGCCTACTCGCTGCTCCGCGCCGCGATCGCGTCGCCCGACCCCGTCGTCTTCCTCGAACCGAAGAAGCTGTACTGGACCAAGGGCGAGGTCGACACCGACGCGACCGTCGACATCGGCTCCGCCCGCATCGCGCGCGACGGCACCGACGTCACGCTGATCGCCTACGGCGCATCCGTCCCGCTCGCCCTCGACGCCGCCGACGCCGCGGCCGTGGAAGGACGCAGCGTCCAGGTCGTCGACGTGCGGTCGCTCACGCCCTTCGACGACGAGACCGTCACCGCCGCCGTGCGCTCGACGGGACGCGCTGTCGTGATCGCCGAGGCCCCCGGCTTCGCGAGCGTCGCCTCCGAGATCCAGGCCCGCGTGTTCGAGCGCTGCTTCGAGTACCTCGAAGCCCCGGTGCGCCGCGTCACCGGCTTCGACACCCCGTACGCACCGCCGAAGCTCGAGCACTGGTATCTGCCGGACGTCGACAGGATCCTGGATGCCGTCGACTCGCTGCACTGGGAGGACCGACCGTGA
- a CDS encoding dihydrolipoamide acetyltransferase family protein has protein sequence MSTGTRTPTTTAPASRTFRLPDLGEGLTEAGLVQWLVSVGDTIVTDQPIAEVETAKSIVELPSPYAGVVTALHGAAGDTIDVGAPVLDVAEEGAAEQSEKKTDAEGARPAPSVEHDTYRAEERAGSGNVLIGYGTSGRATSGRRRRPATASERRQTASVEVDTPTEPPARRPVAVRSPLVRRLARDLGLDVHAIVPTGPDGAITRADVLAAAVDSAVDGIGKDPDRASPGTTGTPGDREHPTVDGLAIRSRERLSPLRRAVSARLSRSRSEIPEATVWVDVDATDLWNLRADMAPAGGKAPSITAILARFVLLALAEHPVLASRLSDDGSELLSFEGVNLGVAVDTDRGLLVPVVPSAHTRSVEELDSALRELSATARDGRMPPERLRGSTFTLNNYGGLGVDGSAAIINHPEVAILGIGRIIERPWVVDGQIVPRRIAQLSLVFDHRVCDGGYAASFLRRVTELIEHPLRAFGQV, from the coding sequence GTGAGCACCGGCACCCGCACCCCGACCACGACTGCCCCCGCCTCGCGGACCTTCCGTCTGCCCGACCTCGGAGAAGGACTCACCGAAGCCGGACTCGTGCAGTGGCTCGTCTCCGTCGGAGACACCATCGTCACCGACCAGCCGATCGCCGAGGTCGAGACGGCGAAGAGCATCGTCGAACTGCCCTCGCCCTACGCCGGAGTCGTGACCGCCCTCCACGGAGCAGCAGGCGACACCATCGACGTCGGCGCTCCCGTGCTCGACGTCGCGGAAGAGGGCGCAGCCGAGCAGAGCGAGAAGAAGACGGATGCCGAGGGCGCCCGCCCCGCCCCCTCCGTAGAGCACGACACGTACCGCGCGGAGGAGCGCGCCGGGTCGGGGAACGTCCTGATCGGCTACGGCACGTCGGGACGCGCGACGTCGGGACGTCGGCGCCGTCCGGCCACGGCGAGTGAGCGGCGACAGACCGCGAGCGTCGAGGTGGACACTCCGACCGAGCCGCCCGCCCGCAGGCCCGTCGCCGTGCGCTCCCCTCTCGTGCGACGCCTCGCGCGCGACCTCGGCCTCGATGTGCACGCGATCGTCCCCACAGGTCCGGATGGCGCCATCACCCGCGCCGACGTCCTCGCCGCGGCGGTCGACAGCGCCGTGGACGGGATCGGGAAGGACCCGGATCGAGCGAGTCCCGGCACCACCGGCACACCGGGCGACCGCGAGCACCCGACCGTCGACGGCCTCGCCATCCGCTCGCGGGAACGCCTGTCACCGCTCCGCAGAGCAGTGAGCGCGCGACTCTCGCGCAGCCGCTCGGAGATCCCGGAGGCGACCGTCTGGGTCGACGTCGATGCGACCGACCTCTGGAACCTCCGCGCCGACATGGCACCCGCGGGTGGCAAGGCGCCGTCGATCACGGCGATCCTCGCCCGCTTCGTGCTGCTGGCCCTCGCGGAGCATCCGGTCCTGGCCTCGCGCCTCAGCGACGACGGATCGGAGCTGCTCTCCTTCGAGGGCGTCAACCTCGGCGTCGCCGTCGACACCGACCGGGGACTCCTCGTTCCGGTCGTGCCGAGCGCGCACACGCGCAGCGTCGAGGAGCTCGACTCCGCACTGCGCGAGCTGTCGGCCACGGCCCGCGACGGACGCATGCCCCCGGAGCGACTCCGCGGCTCGACCTTCACGCTCAACAACTACGGCGGCCTGGGCGTCGACGGATCGGCCGCGATCATCAATCACCCCGAGGTCGCGATCCTCGGAATCGGCCGGATCATCGAGCGCCCCTGGGTGGTCGACGGCCAGATCGTGCCCCGGCGCATCGCCCAGCTCTCGCTCGTCTTCGACCACCGCGTCTGCGACGGCGGCTATGCGGCGAGTTTCCTCCGCCGCGTCACGGAACTGATCGAGCATCCGCTGCGCGCCTTCGGCCAGGTGTGA
- a CDS encoding MFS transporter, whose translation MTSAVSEPTSTRRMPAEERRVLASTLVGTSIEWYDFFIYAQAAGLVLAPLFLAPIAESSPGLAQVLSFATIGISFLFRPLGAIIAGHLGDKLGRKRMLVFTLILMGLSTSLIGVLPTYAAIGVAAPILLIVLRILQGFSAGGEWGGAALMAVEHAPRGRRGLFGAFPQIGVPVGMILATATLWVLTTSMSPEAFLEWGWRIPFLLSIVLIGVGYLIRRAVDESPIFEELQRRRKEASAPLGILFRKNTKQVVLTALIFIANNAAGYLLIAFFATYAVTALGMERAPVLLATTLASFGWLIFTLWGGHLSDRLGRVRTFQIGYVALALWAVPMWFLIDTANIFWYFVALFVMTFALGLSYGPQAALYAEMFPANVRYSGVSIGYALGAILGGAFAPMIAEALLNQFQAAWTIGLYIAIAAVISLIAVSLVKETKGVDLLG comes from the coding sequence ATGACGTCAGCAGTCTCGGAACCGACCTCGACCCGACGGATGCCCGCCGAGGAACGCCGCGTGCTCGCGAGCACGCTCGTCGGCACGTCAATCGAGTGGTACGACTTCTTCATCTACGCGCAGGCAGCGGGTCTGGTCCTCGCTCCCCTCTTCCTCGCCCCGATCGCCGAGAGCAGCCCCGGCCTCGCCCAGGTGCTGTCGTTCGCGACGATCGGGATCTCGTTCCTCTTCCGCCCGCTCGGCGCGATCATCGCCGGACACCTCGGCGACAAGCTCGGCCGCAAGAGGATGCTGGTCTTCACCCTCATCCTCATGGGCCTCTCGACCTCCCTCATCGGCGTTCTGCCGACCTACGCCGCGATCGGGGTCGCCGCGCCGATCCTCCTCATCGTCCTGCGCATCCTGCAGGGCTTCTCGGCGGGAGGCGAATGGGGCGGAGCCGCACTCATGGCCGTCGAGCACGCGCCGCGCGGGCGCCGCGGGCTCTTCGGCGCCTTCCCGCAGATCGGCGTCCCCGTCGGCATGATCCTCGCCACCGCGACGCTGTGGGTGCTCACGACCTCGATGTCGCCGGAAGCGTTCCTCGAGTGGGGCTGGCGCATCCCGTTCCTCCTCTCGATCGTGCTGATCGGCGTCGGCTACCTCATCCGCCGCGCCGTCGACGAGAGCCCGATCTTCGAGGAGCTCCAGCGGCGTCGCAAGGAGGCGTCAGCACCCCTCGGCATCCTGTTCCGCAAGAACACGAAGCAGGTCGTGCTCACCGCGCTGATCTTCATCGCGAACAACGCCGCCGGCTACCTCCTGATCGCCTTCTTCGCGACGTACGCGGTCACGGCTCTCGGCATGGAACGCGCTCCCGTACTGCTCGCCACGACCCTCGCCTCGTTCGGATGGCTGATCTTCACCCTGTGGGGCGGGCACCTGTCCGATCGCCTCGGACGCGTGCGCACCTTCCAGATCGGCTACGTGGCGCTCGCACTCTGGGCCGTGCCGATGTGGTTCCTCATCGACACGGCGAACATCTTCTGGTACTTCGTCGCCCTGTTCGTGATGACCTTCGCGCTCGGACTGTCCTACGGACCGCAGGCCGCGCTCTACGCGGAGATGTTCCCCGCGAACGTGCGCTACTCGGGCGTCTCGATCGGCTACGCTCTCGGCGCCATCCTCGGCGGAGCCTTCGCCCCCATGATCGCCGAAGCGCTGCTGAACCAGTTCCAGGCGGCATGGACCATCGGTCTCTACATCGCCATCGCCGCGGTGATCTCGCTCATCGCGGTGTCGCTGGTCAAGGAGACGAAGGGCGTCGACCTGCTCGGCTGA